One genomic segment of Mycolicibacterium chubuense NBB4 includes these proteins:
- a CDS encoding TetR/AcrR family transcriptional regulator: MTEEDRRPGAGGRPRDSTIDERVLSVTRELLLEVGWDELSVRMVAARAGVGRSSLNRRWRSKPELVLHAILGETPDLSPFSGTDLAGWIEWVVRGSHELFSRRDVGEAVPGLLLALREDDDVRKALWANFTAPAVALFAEHLAADTAEKRRRAERDARAVLVMAAGAALFLSTVAAEDDTDALRDRIAELLSAGVGAGGGAANPH, encoded by the coding sequence GTGACCGAAGAGGATCGCCGCCCCGGGGCAGGCGGGCGGCCGCGGGACTCCACGATCGACGAGCGAGTGCTGTCGGTGACCCGCGAGCTTCTGCTGGAGGTCGGCTGGGACGAGCTCAGCGTCCGCATGGTCGCGGCGCGGGCCGGTGTCGGGCGCTCGAGCCTGAACCGGCGCTGGCGATCCAAGCCCGAACTCGTGCTGCACGCGATCCTCGGCGAGACCCCCGACCTGTCACCGTTTTCCGGGACGGATCTGGCCGGCTGGATCGAATGGGTGGTCCGCGGCAGCCATGAGTTGTTCAGCCGGCGCGACGTCGGCGAGGCGGTCCCGGGCCTGCTGCTGGCGTTGCGCGAGGACGACGACGTCCGCAAAGCCCTGTGGGCCAACTTCACCGCACCGGCCGTGGCGCTGTTCGCCGAGCACCTGGCCGCCGACACCGCCGAAAAACGGCGGCGTGCCGAGCGGGACGCCCGGGCCGTGCTGGTGATGGCCGCGGGTGCGGCGCTGTTCCTGTCGACCGTCGCGGCAGAGGACGACACCGACGCGCTACGGGATCGGATCGCCGAGCTGCTGTCGGCCGGCGTCGGCGCCGGCGGGGGCGCCGCGAACCCGCACTGA
- a CDS encoding NAD-dependent succinate-semialdehyde dehydrogenase, producing the protein MYAVTDPSTGEVVKEYPTATDDQIDQAVAAAFAAHRDWGRHSTVAERAALIRRVGELHEERKDELARIIQREMGKPLDQSIGEVEFSAAIYGYYADNAEKFLADEPITLLDGEGSAVVRRSSVGVLLGIMPWNYPYYQVARFAGPNLTVGNTIVLKHAPQCPESAQALQKIFRDAGYPEGAYVNIYATNEQVADIIADPRVQGVSLTGSERAGAAVAEIAGRNLKKVVLELGGSDPFIVLSSADLDATVEAAVEGRFENTGQACNAAKRIIVAEPIYDEFLAKFTAKVLERADGLAPLSSVAAAERLEGQVKRAVDEGAELTTEGRRDGAFYPPGVLTNVPADFREELFGPVASVYKAADEESAVELANDTPFGLGSYVFTTDEDQAKRVADRIEAGMVFVNAVGAEGAELPFGGVKRSGFGRELGRFGIDEFVNKKLIRIT; encoded by the coding sequence ATGTATGCGGTGACCGACCCCTCGACGGGCGAAGTGGTCAAGGAGTACCCCACCGCCACCGACGACCAGATCGACCAGGCGGTCGCCGCCGCGTTCGCGGCGCACCGGGACTGGGGACGCCACAGCACCGTCGCCGAGCGCGCCGCCCTGATCCGCCGGGTCGGCGAACTCCACGAGGAACGCAAAGACGAACTCGCCCGAATCATCCAGCGGGAGATGGGCAAACCGCTCGATCAATCGATCGGCGAGGTCGAGTTCAGCGCGGCCATCTACGGCTACTACGCCGACAACGCCGAGAAGTTCCTGGCCGACGAGCCCATCACGCTGCTCGACGGCGAGGGTTCGGCGGTGGTCCGGCGCAGCTCGGTGGGCGTGCTGCTCGGCATCATGCCGTGGAACTACCCCTACTACCAGGTGGCCCGCTTCGCCGGTCCGAACCTGACCGTCGGCAACACGATCGTGCTCAAGCACGCGCCGCAGTGCCCCGAGTCGGCGCAGGCGCTGCAGAAGATCTTCCGCGACGCCGGCTACCCCGAAGGCGCCTACGTCAACATCTACGCCACCAACGAGCAGGTCGCCGACATCATCGCCGACCCACGCGTGCAAGGGGTTTCGCTGACCGGCTCCGAGCGGGCCGGTGCCGCCGTCGCCGAGATCGCCGGACGGAACCTCAAGAAGGTGGTGCTCGAGCTCGGCGGCTCCGATCCGTTCATCGTGCTGTCGTCCGCCGATCTCGACGCCACGGTCGAGGCCGCCGTCGAGGGGCGCTTCGAGAACACCGGGCAGGCGTGCAACGCGGCCAAGCGCATCATCGTCGCCGAGCCCATCTACGACGAGTTCCTCGCCAAGTTCACCGCCAAGGTGCTCGAGCGCGCGGACGGCCTGGCTCCGCTGTCCTCGGTGGCGGCCGCCGAACGGCTGGAAGGCCAGGTCAAGCGCGCCGTCGACGAGGGCGCCGAGCTGACCACCGAGGGCCGGCGCGACGGCGCGTTCTACCCGCCCGGTGTGCTGACCAACGTCCCCGCCGACTTCCGCGAGGAGTTGTTCGGGCCGGTGGCGTCGGTCTACAAGGCGGCCGACGAGGAGTCCGCGGTCGAGTTGGCCAACGACACCCCGTTCGGTCTCGGTTCCTACGTCTTCACCACCGACGAGGACCAGGCCAAGCGGGTCGCCGACCGGATCGAGGCCGGCATGGTCTTCGTCAACGCCGTTGGGGCGGAAGGCGCCGAGCTGCCGTTCGGCGGGGTGAAGCGCTCGGGCTTCGGCCGCGAGCTCGGCCGCTTCGGCATCGACGAGTTCGTCAACAAGAAGCTGATCCGCATCACGTGA
- a CDS encoding NAD-dependent epimerase/dehydratase family protein: MDIAVTGATGYVGAHTVRALLAAGHHVRVLVPPAEATAGVLDRLRAAGPLTVTAGDVRSGATVEAFLAGADALVHAAGVVGTDERRVRLMWDINAYATEAILTRAVELGLDPVLTVSSYSALFPPQNGVISPETPTASGRSAYAKTKGYADRVARRLQNAGAPVVVTYPSSVVGPAFGTAPGVTERGWAPIVRWAVAPRLRGGMQMIDVRDVADVHVRAMRPGRGPRRYVCGGELLTFDGMIDALERGLGRRIRRVPVPGRALLGLGRASDLAARVVALPDGLSYEAAMLLLAATPTDDSATLRELEMTWRPPQDAIAESVRVRGAPAGADAGRQQLGDPIP; the protein is encoded by the coding sequence CTGGACATCGCGGTCACCGGTGCGACCGGATACGTGGGCGCGCACACGGTGCGGGCCCTGCTGGCGGCGGGACATCACGTGCGCGTGCTGGTCCCGCCGGCCGAGGCGACGGCGGGGGTGCTGGACCGGCTGCGCGCGGCGGGCCCGCTGACCGTGACCGCCGGGGACGTCCGCTCCGGTGCCACCGTCGAGGCGTTCCTGGCCGGAGCCGACGCCCTGGTGCACGCCGCCGGTGTGGTCGGCACGGACGAACGGCGCGTACGGCTGATGTGGGACATCAACGCCTATGCCACCGAAGCGATCCTGACCCGCGCCGTCGAACTCGGGCTGGACCCGGTGCTCACGGTGAGCAGCTACAGCGCGCTGTTCCCGCCGCAGAACGGGGTGATCTCACCGGAAACGCCGACGGCCTCGGGCCGCAGCGCCTACGCCAAGACCAAGGGCTACGCCGACCGGGTCGCGCGCCGGCTGCAGAACGCCGGCGCCCCGGTGGTGGTGACCTACCCCTCCAGCGTGGTCGGCCCGGCCTTCGGAACGGCTCCGGGCGTCACCGAGCGCGGGTGGGCGCCGATCGTGCGGTGGGCCGTCGCGCCCCGCCTGCGCGGCGGCATGCAGATGATCGACGTGCGCGACGTCGCCGACGTGCACGTGCGAGCCATGCGCCCCGGCCGGGGACCGCGCCGCTATGTCTGCGGCGGTGAGCTGCTGACGTTCGACGGGATGATCGATGCGCTGGAACGGGGTCTGGGCCGCCGGATCCGCAGGGTGCCCGTGCCGGGCCGAGCGCTGCTCGGGCTGGGCCGCGCGTCGGATCTCGCCGCGCGCGTCGTCGCGCTGCCCGACGGGCTGAGCTACGAGGCGGCGATGCTGCTGCTGGCCGCGACGCCCACCGACGACAGCGCCACGCTGCGTGAGCTCGAGATGACCTGGCGCCCACCGCAGGACGCGATCGCGGAGTCAGTGCGGGTTCGCGGCGCCCCCGCCGGCGCCGACGCCGGCCGACAGCAGCTCGGCGATCCGATCCCGTAG
- a CDS encoding Lrp/AsnC family transcriptional regulator, protein MVNPGVPHAVGPVSFRVNQSRPGAAFQLDELSKAIIEKLQQDGRRSYAGIGKAVGLSEAAVRQRVQRMVDAGVMQIVAVTDPMQLGFARQAMIGVRCTGDTTKIAEKLAALEAVDYVVLTAGSFDAIVEVVCEDDDHLLQLLNTQIRALPGVISTETLVYLKLVKQQYNWGTR, encoded by the coding sequence ATGGTCAACCCGGGGGTCCCGCATGCCGTCGGCCCCGTCTCGTTCCGCGTCAACCAGTCCCGCCCCGGTGCCGCGTTCCAGCTCGATGAGCTCTCGAAAGCCATCATCGAGAAGCTGCAGCAGGACGGCCGCCGCTCCTATGCGGGCATCGGCAAGGCCGTCGGCCTGTCCGAGGCCGCTGTGCGCCAGCGCGTCCAGCGGATGGTCGACGCCGGCGTCATGCAGATCGTCGCGGTCACCGATCCGATGCAGCTGGGCTTCGCCCGGCAGGCGATGATCGGCGTGCGCTGCACCGGTGACACCACCAAGATCGCCGAGAAGCTCGCCGCGCTCGAGGCCGTCGACTACGTCGTGCTCACCGCGGGCTCGTTCGACGCGATCGTCGAGGTGGTGTGCGAAGACGACGACCACCTGCTCCAGCTTCTCAACACCCAGATCCGCGCGCTGCCGGGAGTGATATCCACAGAGACCCTCGTCTACCTGAAACTTGTTAAACAGCAATACAATTGGGGCACTAGATGA
- a CDS encoding gamma-aminobutyraldehyde dehydrogenase, which produces MTVVSSPTVLAGSWIDGAPVRTGGAEHQVINPATGRAVAAFALAQPGDVDAAVASARAALPGWAGATPAERSAVLARLAKLADEAGDALAAEEVGQTGKPVRLATEFDVPGSVDNIDFFAGAARHLEGKASAEYSGDHTSSIRREAVGVVATITPWNYPLQMAVWKVLPALAAGCSVVIKPAEITPLTTLTLARLASEAGLPAGVFNVVTGAGHDVGTALAGHAGVDMVTFTGSTAVGRKVMAAAAVHGHRTQLELGGKAPFVVFDDADLDATVQGAVAGALINTGQDCTAATRAIVARELYDDFVAGVADVMSSVVIGDPEDPDTDLGPLITLAHRAKVAGMVERAPGEGGRIVTGGTAPDGPGSFYRPTLIADVSEQSEVYRDEIFGPVLTVRSFTDDDDAIRQANDTVYGLAASAWTRDVYRAQRASREIHAGCVWINDHIPIISEMPHGGFGASGFGKDMSQYSLEEYLSIKHVMSDITGVADKAWHRTIFTKRR; this is translated from the coding sequence ATGACCGTGGTTTCGTCCCCGACAGTTCTGGCGGGAAGCTGGATCGATGGCGCGCCGGTGCGGACCGGCGGCGCCGAACATCAGGTGATCAACCCCGCGACCGGCCGGGCGGTGGCCGCCTTCGCGCTGGCCCAGCCCGGCGACGTGGACGCCGCCGTGGCGTCCGCGCGCGCCGCGCTGCCCGGCTGGGCCGGCGCCACCCCCGCGGAGCGGTCGGCGGTGCTGGCCAGACTCGCGAAGCTGGCCGACGAAGCCGGCGACGCGCTGGCCGCCGAGGAGGTCGGCCAGACCGGCAAGCCGGTGCGGCTGGCGACGGAGTTCGACGTCCCCGGCAGTGTCGACAACATCGACTTCTTCGCCGGTGCGGCGCGCCATCTCGAGGGCAAGGCGTCCGCCGAGTACTCCGGCGACCACACGTCGTCGATCCGGCGGGAAGCCGTCGGCGTGGTCGCGACCATCACGCCGTGGAACTACCCGCTGCAGATGGCGGTGTGGAAGGTGTTGCCCGCGTTGGCCGCAGGCTGCAGCGTCGTCATCAAGCCCGCCGAGATCACCCCGCTGACCACGCTGACACTGGCCCGCCTCGCGAGTGAGGCCGGGCTGCCTGCCGGCGTGTTCAACGTCGTGACCGGCGCGGGCCACGACGTCGGGACCGCACTGGCCGGTCACGCCGGCGTGGACATGGTGACGTTCACCGGATCGACGGCCGTGGGGCGCAAGGTGATGGCCGCGGCGGCCGTGCACGGCCACCGCACCCAGCTCGAGCTGGGCGGCAAGGCGCCGTTCGTGGTGTTCGACGACGCCGACCTCGACGCGACCGTCCAGGGCGCGGTCGCCGGGGCGCTGATCAACACCGGGCAGGACTGCACCGCGGCGACCAGGGCGATCGTCGCGCGCGAGCTCTACGACGATTTCGTCGCCGGCGTCGCCGACGTGATGAGCTCGGTGGTGATCGGCGATCCCGAGGATCCCGACACCGACCTCGGTCCGCTGATCACGCTCGCGCACCGGGCGAAGGTGGCGGGCATGGTCGAACGCGCCCCGGGCGAGGGCGGGCGGATCGTCACCGGCGGCACCGCGCCGGACGGTCCGGGCTCGTTCTACCGGCCGACGCTGATCGCCGACGTGTCCGAACAGTCGGAGGTCTACCGCGACGAGATCTTCGGCCCGGTGCTCACGGTGCGCTCGTTCACCGACGACGACGATGCGATCCGGCAGGCCAACGACACGGTCTACGGGCTGGCGGCCTCGGCGTGGACGCGCGACGTGTACCGCGCGCAGCGGGCGTCGCGGGAGATCCACGCCGGCTGCGTGTGGATCAACGACCACATCCCGATCATCAGCGAGATGCCGCACGGCGGATTCGGCGCCTCCGGGTTCGGCAAGGACATGAGCCAGTACTCGCTCGAGGAGTACCTGTCGATCAAGCACGTGATGAGCGACATCACCGGCGTGGCCGACAAGGCCTGGCACCGAACGATTTTCACCAAACGCCGGTAG
- a CDS encoding carboxymuconolactone decarboxylase family protein, translating to MTTTRIEPVSPQRASLLTRLMWRYAKRRFGEVPEPFAVYAQHPGLMVASAAHEGILERASTTLPAAVRELAVYWTARQIGCSWCVDFGAMLMRLEGLDMLRLKEIDDYATSPRFSGDERAAIAYAAAMTTDPHTVTDEQVADLRRRFGDKGVIELTYQIGVENMRARMNTALGITEQGFSSGDACRVPWG from the coding sequence ATGACGACCACACGCATCGAACCCGTATCCCCGCAGCGCGCCTCGCTGCTGACCCGGCTGATGTGGCGCTACGCCAAGCGCCGCTTCGGCGAAGTGCCCGAACCGTTCGCCGTCTACGCGCAGCACCCCGGCCTGATGGTGGCCTCCGCCGCGCACGAGGGCATCCTCGAGCGTGCGTCGACGACGCTGCCCGCGGCCGTCCGCGAACTCGCCGTCTACTGGACCGCCCGGCAGATCGGCTGCTCGTGGTGTGTCGACTTCGGCGCGATGCTGATGCGCCTGGAAGGGCTGGACATGCTGCGGCTCAAGGAGATCGACGACTATGCCACCTCGCCGCGGTTCTCCGGCGACGAGCGGGCCGCGATCGCCTACGCCGCGGCGATGACGACCGACCCGCACACCGTGACCGACGAACAGGTCGCCGATCTGCGCCGCCGGTTCGGCGACAAGGGAGTCATCGAGCTGACCTACCAGATCGGCGTCGAGAACATGCGGGCCCGCATGAACACCGCGCTGGGCATCACCGAGCAGGGCTTCAGTTCGGGCGACGCCTGCCGAGTTCCATGGGGGTGA
- a CDS encoding SDR family oxidoreductase: MGTYAVTGSASGMGRATATRLRADGHTVIGVDLAGAEVTADLSTPDGRADAAQRVLTAADGCLHGAVLAAGLGPSDRLHTIAEVNHVSVVTLLEQWRPALAAAESAKVVVIGSNSATTTPAVPKRTVRALLACDVERAVRSLRFLGPARPAMMYAASKIAVSRWARRTAVRPDWAGAGIRLNVLAPGAVLTPLLEAQLANPRQGKAVRRFPIPVGGFGDPDALSRWAQFMTSDAADFLCGSVVVVDGGTDAYFRADDWPRPVPLRALAPYLKRFLA, encoded by the coding sequence ATGGGGACATATGCGGTGACAGGGTCGGCGTCCGGAATGGGACGTGCGACCGCGACGCGGCTGCGGGCCGACGGGCACACCGTCATCGGCGTGGACCTCGCCGGCGCCGAGGTCACCGCCGACCTGTCGACCCCCGACGGACGAGCCGACGCGGCGCAGCGCGTGTTGACCGCCGCCGACGGATGTCTGCACGGGGCCGTGCTGGCCGCGGGCCTGGGCCCCAGCGACCGGCTGCACACCATCGCCGAGGTCAACCACGTGTCCGTGGTGACCCTGCTCGAGCAGTGGCGACCGGCACTGGCCGCCGCAGAGTCCGCGAAAGTGGTTGTCATCGGCAGCAATTCGGCGACCACGACGCCCGCGGTGCCGAAACGGACGGTCCGCGCCCTGCTGGCCTGCGACGTCGAGCGCGCGGTGCGCAGCCTTCGGTTTCTCGGCCCGGCCCGGCCGGCGATGATGTACGCCGCCTCGAAGATCGCCGTCAGCCGCTGGGCGCGGCGCACCGCGGTCCGGCCGGACTGGGCCGGTGCGGGGATCCGGCTCAACGTGCTGGCGCCGGGTGCGGTGCTGACCCCGCTGCTCGAGGCGCAGCTGGCCAACCCGCGGCAGGGCAAGGCCGTGCGCCGCTTCCCGATCCCCGTCGGCGGTTTCGGCGACCCGGATGCGCTCAGCCGGTGGGCACAGTTCATGACCTCCGACGCGGCGGACTTCCTCTGCGGCAGTGTGGTCGTCGTCGACGGCGGCACCGACGCGTATTTCCGCGCCGACGACTGGCCACGCCCCGTGCCGCTGCGCGCGCTGGCGCCCTATCTCAAGCGGTTCCTCGCGTAG
- a CDS encoding sigma-70 family RNA polymerase sigma factor, protein MTVQVEEFERLRPHLLAVGYRLTGTLADAEDVVQDAWLRWDAHRAGRADTAIADLKAWLTTVVSRLALDRLRSAAHRRETYAGQWLPEPVVTTLDGNDPLTAVVAGEDARFAAMVVLENLTPDQRVAFVLHDGFAVPFDEIAGVLGTTPAAARQLASRARRAVSSAPPPAGDHDEVVATLMAAMAAGDLEAVVALLHPDVTFTGDANRRAPTAVQVIRGKDKVARFLLGLAQRYGPRLFEIGELALVNGELGVCSAGAGATADGPAIAPRIQALTVRDGQVVAVYDIANPDKFTGSPLRTTQ, encoded by the coding sequence ATGACCGTGCAGGTCGAGGAGTTCGAACGGCTGCGGCCCCATCTGCTCGCCGTGGGCTACCGGCTGACCGGCACGCTCGCCGACGCCGAGGACGTCGTGCAGGACGCATGGCTGCGGTGGGACGCGCACCGTGCCGGCCGGGCCGACACCGCGATCGCCGATCTCAAGGCGTGGCTGACGACGGTGGTCAGCCGGCTGGCGCTGGACCGGCTGCGCTCGGCCGCGCACCGGCGGGAGACCTATGCCGGCCAGTGGCTGCCCGAGCCGGTGGTGACGACGCTCGACGGCAACGATCCGCTGACCGCGGTGGTCGCGGGCGAGGACGCCCGTTTCGCGGCGATGGTGGTACTGGAGAACCTGACGCCGGATCAGCGGGTGGCGTTCGTGTTGCACGACGGATTCGCGGTGCCGTTCGACGAGATCGCGGGCGTGCTCGGCACCACGCCCGCCGCGGCCCGCCAACTCGCGTCGCGGGCGCGGCGCGCGGTCTCCTCCGCGCCGCCGCCGGCCGGCGATCACGACGAGGTGGTCGCCACGTTGATGGCGGCGATGGCGGCCGGTGACCTCGAGGCCGTCGTCGCGCTGCTGCATCCCGACGTGACGTTCACCGGGGACGCGAACCGGCGGGCGCCGACGGCCGTGCAGGTCATCCGCGGGAAGGACAAGGTCGCCCGGTTCCTGCTCGGGTTGGCGCAGCGCTACGGGCCGCGACTGTTCGAGATCGGCGAGCTCGCCCTCGTCAACGGGGAGCTCGGGGTCTGTTCAGCCGGGGCCGGCGCCACAGCGGACGGGCCGGCGATCGCCCCGCGCATCCAGGCGCTCACCGTGCGCGACGGACAGGTGGTGGCGGTCTACGACATCGCCAATCCGGACAAGTTCACGGGGTCGCCGCTGCGCACGACGCAGTGA
- a CDS encoding aspartate aminotransferase family protein: protein MTTTDIAPQLSTDLSAKADRHLWGHFARHGAGITPPIITRGEGVHIWDSTGRKFIDGLSGLFVVQAGHGRAELAEAAAKQAEQLAFFPLWSYATPPAIELAERIASYAPGDLNRVFFTTGGGEAVESAWKLAKQYYKLVGKPGKFKVISRAIAYHGTPQGALAITGLPDFKKPFEPLTPGGFRVPNTNFYRAPAPYDTDPKAWGEYCANRIAEAIEFEGPDTVCAVFLEPVQNAGGCFPPPPGYFERVREICDEYDVLLVSDEVICAYGRIGSMFACEDFNYVPDIITCAKGLTSGYSPIGAMIASDRLFEPFNDGKTVFGHGYTFGGHPVSSAVALANLDIFEREGLNDHVKQNAPVFRSTLEKLLELPIVGDVRGEGFFYGIELVKDKATKETFNEDESERLLRGFLTSALFEAGLYCRADDRGDPVVQLAPPLISGKKEFDAIYDILHRVLSEASRML, encoded by the coding sequence ATGACAACTACCGATATCGCACCACAACTCTCGACCGATCTGAGCGCCAAAGCCGACCGGCACCTGTGGGGCCACTTCGCCCGGCACGGCGCGGGCATCACGCCGCCGATCATCACCCGCGGCGAGGGCGTGCACATCTGGGACAGCACGGGCCGCAAGTTCATCGACGGACTCTCGGGCCTGTTCGTGGTCCAGGCCGGACACGGCCGCGCGGAGCTCGCCGAGGCCGCCGCCAAGCAGGCCGAGCAGCTGGCGTTCTTCCCGCTCTGGTCCTACGCCACGCCCCCCGCGATCGAACTCGCCGAGCGGATCGCCTCCTACGCGCCGGGTGACCTGAACCGGGTGTTCTTCACCACCGGCGGCGGCGAGGCCGTCGAGAGCGCCTGGAAGCTGGCCAAGCAGTACTACAAGCTGGTCGGCAAGCCGGGCAAGTTCAAGGTGATCTCCCGCGCGATCGCCTATCACGGCACGCCGCAGGGCGCGCTGGCGATCACCGGGCTGCCGGACTTCAAGAAGCCCTTCGAGCCGTTGACCCCCGGCGGGTTCCGGGTGCCGAACACCAACTTCTACCGGGCGCCCGCCCCGTACGACACCGACCCCAAAGCCTGGGGCGAGTACTGCGCGAACCGCATCGCCGAAGCCATCGAGTTCGAGGGGCCCGACACGGTGTGCGCGGTCTTCCTGGAGCCCGTGCAGAACGCCGGCGGCTGCTTCCCGCCGCCGCCCGGGTACTTCGAGCGGGTCCGCGAGATCTGCGACGAGTACGACGTGCTGCTCGTCTCCGACGAGGTGATCTGCGCCTACGGCCGCATCGGGTCGATGTTCGCGTGCGAGGACTTCAACTACGTGCCCGACATCATCACCTGCGCCAAGGGCCTGACCTCCGGTTACTCCCCGATCGGCGCGATGATCGCCAGCGACCGGCTCTTCGAGCCGTTCAACGACGGCAAGACGGTGTTCGGGCACGGCTACACCTTCGGCGGGCACCCGGTGTCCTCGGCGGTGGCGCTGGCGAACCTGGACATCTTCGAGCGCGAGGGGCTCAACGACCACGTCAAGCAGAACGCGCCGGTGTTCCGGTCCACCCTCGAGAAGCTGCTCGAGCTGCCCATCGTCGGCGACGTCCGCGGCGAGGGCTTCTTCTACGGCATCGAGCTGGTCAAGGACAAGGCCACCAAGGAGACGTTCAACGAGGACGAGAGCGAGCGGCTGCTGCGCGGCTTCCTGACGTCCGCGCTGTTCGAGGCCGGCCTGTACTGCCGCGCCGACGACCGCGGCGACCCGGTGGTGCAGCTGGCGCCGCCGCTGATCAGCGGCAAGAAGGAGTTCGACGCGATCTACGACATCCTTCACCGGGTGCTCAGCGAAGCGAGCCGAATGCTCTGA